The following coding sequences lie in one Desulfobotulus pelophilus genomic window:
- a CDS encoding DEAD/DEAH box helicase, with the protein MIRAIFVKLKDRIFGKGKAKGRPETTAEPLTPPSPDKIARDRLSSEAGKEKNKKPRESLNSDTRPKKKTSGRTSSDLPVESHEWNPNIFTIPEMEGKTRFHDLGLPAKLMRGIHELGFQYCTPIQADILPGTLEGRDATGKAQTGTGKSAAFLLAIYTRLMKNPRDNRRPGVPRALILAPTRELALQIEQDARDLGKYTSIRIAAIFGGMGYEHQKRILAEKVVDIVVATPGRLLDFKKQGLIRLYKVEILVIDEADRMLDMGFIPDVKQIVYETPRKEQRQTLFFSATLSDDVMRLSRQWTIDPVNVEIEPDVIATESVARKNYIVTADQKFALLWNILTRQKLERVMVFTNRKSEARHLSERLKRYNISSSMITGDVPQHKRIRALDNFKNGSFRVLVATDVAARGIHIDGISHVVNYNLSQDPEQFVHRIGRTGRAGASGISISFADEEDSFYIPAIEDYIGEPFTCEYPEDELLEIPPPPPRIQETEKASGEQAPSNRPGRRRRPARRTQHGTPSSPEKQEKQEKPSGDPGAPTPKKRRRRRKPSASPSGENVVQEKKDDA; encoded by the coding sequence TTGATTCGAGCCATTTTTGTTAAACTCAAAGATCGTATTTTTGGAAAGGGCAAGGCCAAAGGCCGCCCGGAGACCACCGCAGAACCGCTCACTCCTCCATCTCCTGATAAAATTGCAAGGGACCGTCTTTCTTCTGAGGCAGGAAAGGAAAAAAACAAAAAACCCAGAGAAAGTCTGAATTCCGATACCCGCCCAAAAAAGAAGACCTCCGGAAGAACCTCTTCCGATCTTCCCGTCGAAAGCCATGAGTGGAATCCGAACATATTTACCATTCCGGAAATGGAAGGCAAAACCCGCTTTCATGATCTTGGCCTGCCGGCCAAACTGATGCGGGGTATCCATGAACTGGGCTTTCAGTACTGCACACCCATTCAGGCGGATATTCTTCCCGGAACCCTGGAAGGAAGGGATGCCACAGGCAAGGCCCAGACGGGAACCGGCAAAAGTGCCGCCTTTCTTCTGGCCATCTACACCCGACTCATGAAAAACCCCAGAGACAACCGCAGGCCCGGTGTTCCCAGAGCCCTTATACTGGCTCCCACCCGCGAACTGGCCCTGCAGATCGAGCAGGATGCCAGGGATCTGGGTAAATACACATCCATCCGGATTGCTGCCATTTTCGGTGGAATGGGATATGAGCATCAGAAACGAATTCTTGCGGAAAAGGTTGTGGATATTGTGGTAGCCACACCGGGCCGTCTGCTGGATTTCAAAAAACAGGGACTGATCCGTCTGTACAAGGTAGAAATCCTTGTCATTGATGAGGCGGACCGCATGCTGGATATGGGTTTCATTCCCGATGTAAAGCAGATCGTGTACGAAACCCCGCGCAAGGAACAGCGCCAGACCCTCTTTTTCAGCGCCACCCTTTCCGATGATGTCATGCGCCTTTCCCGTCAGTGGACCATAGATCCGGTGAACGTGGAAATAGAGCCCGATGTCATTGCAACGGAAAGTGTGGCCCGGAAAAACTACATTGTTACGGCAGATCAGAAATTCGCCCTGCTCTGGAATATTCTCACCCGACAGAAGCTGGAAAGGGTGATGGTATTCACCAACCGCAAAAGCGAAGCCCGCCATCTCAGCGAACGGCTGAAGCGATATAACATCTCTTCTTCCATGATCACAGGCGATGTGCCCCAGCATAAACGCATCCGGGCACTGGACAACTTTAAAAACGGATCCTTCCGCGTACTGGTGGCAACGGATGTGGCTGCACGGGGTATTCATATTGACGGCATCAGCCATGTGGTCAATTACAACCTTTCTCAGGATCCGGAACAGTTTGTCCACCGCATCGGCCGAACGGGAAGGGCCGGAGCCTCCGGTATATCCATCAGTTTTGCCGATGAAGAGGATTCTTTCTATATTCCAGCCATTGAAGACTATATCGGAGAACCTTTCACCTGCGAATACCCGGAGGATGAGCTTCTGGAGATTCCACCCCCGCCGCCCCGGATTCAGGAGACGGAAAAGGCATCCGGAGAACAGGCTCCCTCGAACCGCCCCGGACGCAGAAGACGGCCTGCCCGACGTACCCAGCATGGGACTCCCTCCTCCCCGGAAAAACAGGAAAAACAGGAAAAACCTTCCGGAGATCCGGGTGCACCTACCCCCAAAAAACGCCGAAGACGGCGTAAGCCATCGGCCTCCCCTTCCGGAGAAAATGTCGTTCAGGAAAAAAAGGATGATGCCTGA
- a CDS encoding isochorismatase family protein yields MIPFDNPPCLVVVDVQQRLLPAMHKAREFIERCSILIRGARLLQLPLCFLDQNPQGLGPVLPELRCLAETAPLFTKHHFSGHREPAFRNWLSEHAAKDILICGIEAHVCVAQTAMGLGTEGFRVHVAMDAVSSRNPADKEAGLLRMQAFGVLPGCTEGLLFEAMARSDVPEFKDFLEIVK; encoded by the coding sequence ATGATCCCCTTTGACAATCCGCCCTGCCTTGTGGTTGTAGATGTGCAGCAACGGCTGCTTCCGGCTATGCACAAAGCAAGAGAATTCATCGAGCGCTGCTCCATCCTGATCCGGGGAGCCAGACTTTTACAGCTGCCCCTTTGTTTTCTGGATCAGAATCCCCAGGGTCTGGGACCTGTTCTTCCGGAACTGCGATGCCTTGCGGAAACGGCACCGCTTTTCACCAAGCACCATTTTTCCGGACACAGAGAACCCGCATTCCGGAACTGGCTTTCCGAACATGCAGCCAAAGACATTTTGATCTGCGGCATAGAGGCCCATGTATGCGTAGCCCAGACTGCCATGGGGCTTGGTACAGAAGGATTCCGGGTTCATGTGGCCATGGATGCGGTCTCTTCCCGTAACCCGGCAGACAAGGAAGCCGGACTGCTGCGGATGCAGGCTTTCGGTGTACTGCCGGGCTGTACGGAAGGACTTCTTTTTGAAGCCATGGCCCGGTCCGATGTGCCGGAATTTAAAGATTTCCTTGAGATTGTGAAGTGA
- a CDS encoding M20/M25/M40 family metallo-hydrolase, with the protein METWKEKDFLSLLKPLMAACGPTGNEAPRRVVLGQRLASMGIPFTVDGAGNLEVIFSHKQKTAPVVMDAHMDVVGPGGGELQIEEERLCGPGVADNLAAVSFLIMLAAGVHSKRLLLNRPLRLLFSTGEEGEGNLKGIRHYLSRSDFLPHAFFCLDLGMESFSLSAVGCRRYRVSVRGPGGHSWEDWGQKNAISELIAFLQKAVDIADTPPGAVHRRLTSNIGTIGGGEGINAIARKARALFEFRSTDPLLLKTADRKLRTLAKKAALEIQIDPAGHRPAAIAVKPDFLSNILTEAAAETGFSIREKPISSNANASLEAGWPSATFGICRCGHIHRPDEFLLRKSLETGWRFLIRILIKADVLKGMA; encoded by the coding sequence ATGGAAACATGGAAAGAAAAAGACTTTCTGTCGCTGCTGAAGCCCCTGATGGCTGCCTGCGGACCAACGGGAAATGAGGCCCCCCGCCGTGTTGTACTGGGACAACGGCTTGCATCCATGGGCATTCCCTTTACGGTGGATGGTGCGGGTAATCTGGAAGTAATTTTTTCCCATAAACAGAAGACGGCACCTGTGGTTATGGATGCCCATATGGATGTTGTCGGCCCGGGCGGTGGGGAGCTTCAGATAGAAGAGGAGCGACTCTGTGGCCCTGGTGTGGCGGATAATCTTGCGGCCGTTTCCTTCCTTATCATGCTGGCCGCAGGGGTCCACAGCAAAAGGCTGCTGCTGAACCGGCCGCTGCGTCTGCTTTTTTCCACAGGAGAAGAGGGGGAGGGAAACCTGAAGGGAATCCGGCACTACCTTTCCCGTTCTGATTTTCTGCCCCATGCTTTCTTTTGTCTGGATCTGGGCATGGAGAGTTTTTCCCTTTCCGCTGTGGGATGCAGAAGGTACAGGGTATCCGTTCGAGGACCGGGAGGCCACTCATGGGAAGACTGGGGACAAAAAAACGCCATATCGGAACTCATTGCTTTCCTGCAGAAAGCTGTGGATATAGCCGATACACCTCCCGGAGCCGTCCATCGGCGTCTTACCTCAAACATTGGAACCATAGGGGGTGGGGAAGGCATCAACGCCATTGCCAGAAAAGCCCGTGCCCTTTTCGAGTTTCGCAGCACGGACCCCCTGCTGCTGAAAACGGCGGACAGAAAACTCCGCACCCTTGCCAAAAAGGCCGCCCTTGAAATCCAGATTGACCCTGCCGGACACCGACCCGCAGCCATAGCTGTCAAGCCGGATTTTCTGAGCAACATCCTGACAGAGGCCGCTGCAGAGACAGGCTTTTCCATAAGGGAAAAACCCATCAGCAGCAATGCCAATGCAAGCCTTGAAGCTGGATGGCCTTCGGCCACCTTTGGTATCTGCCGATGCGGCCACATCCACAGACCCGATGAATTTCTTCTGAGGAAAAGCCTTGAAACGGGCTGGCGCTTCCTTATCCGGATCCTTATAAAGGCAGACGTTCTCAAGGGCATGGCCTGA
- a CDS encoding Hsp20/alpha crystallin family protein, which produces MTLVRWEPFRNVASLQDRINRMFDDAFNKARDVEEDGMGAWRPSVDIFETESAIILEAELPGVTRDDISVEVENNVLSLKGERKEVREVEDDRYYRRERIVGRFHRAFTLPVDVDHEQIRANFQNGILRLEVPKPEEKKPKKIAIKVDN; this is translated from the coding sequence ATGACACTGGTAAGATGGGAACCTTTCCGCAACGTTGCCTCTCTGCAGGATCGTATTAACCGGATGTTTGACGACGCTTTTAACAAGGCCAGAGATGTGGAGGAAGACGGTATGGGTGCATGGCGGCCTTCGGTGGATATTTTTGAGACGGAAAGCGCCATTATTCTGGAAGCCGAGCTTCCCGGTGTAACCCGTGATGATATCAGTGTAGAAGTGGAAAACAATGTGCTTTCCCTGAAAGGAGAGCGAAAGGAAGTGCGTGAGGTGGAAGATGACCGCTACTACCGCAGGGAGAGGATTGTGGGCCGGTTTCACCGGGCTTTTACCCTGCCAGTGGATGTGGATCATGAGCAGATCCGTGCCAACTTCCAGAATGGTATTCTTCGACTGGAAGTTCCCAAGCCAGAGGAGAAAAAACCTAAGAAAATCGCCATTAAGGTGGATAACTGA
- a CDS encoding KamA family radical SAM protein: MSSFLHTKWQHLLRDSAETPESIAAALNLDAGKLQKVTDRYPARINPYYMNLVKKYGKPLFRQAVPCEEELEDLPWLFPDGLCEEKQSPVRGVFHRYPDRVILAVSSECALFCRHCMRKRDVGKKKFFDREAALAYLENHEEIKDVILSGGDPFMLSDDCLHELLSALRRIPHVETLRIHTRMPCTLPQRITPELVSMLRCHAPLFINTHFNHPYEITGESAFACGLLVDAGIPVGCQSVLLRGVNDNSQILKDLFRGLLRIRVKPYYLHHPDPVAGILPFRMDLAEGLGIYSKILGHISGMAVPPYMVDLPGGGGKTALSRNCFPEADANGWIRLKNFEEKQYFYPALARPLGPAILS; encoded by the coding sequence GTGAGTTCTTTTCTCCATACAAAATGGCAGCACCTTCTCAGAGACAGTGCCGAAACTCCGGAATCCATTGCCGCTGCCCTCAACCTTGATGCAGGCAAGCTGCAGAAGGTGACGGACCGCTATCCGGCCCGGATTAACCCCTACTATATGAATCTTGTCAAAAAATACGGAAAACCTCTTTTCCGGCAGGCTGTCCCCTGTGAAGAGGAGCTGGAGGATCTGCCCTGGCTTTTCCCGGACGGGCTCTGCGAAGAGAAGCAGTCTCCGGTTCGCGGAGTTTTTCACCGGTATCCGGACCGGGTTATATTGGCTGTATCGTCAGAATGCGCTCTTTTCTGCAGGCACTGCATGCGAAAAAGGGATGTGGGAAAGAAAAAGTTTTTTGACAGAGAAGCCGCCCTCGCCTACCTTGAGAATCATGAAGAGATCAAAGACGTGATTTTGTCCGGTGGTGATCCTTTCATGCTTTCCGACGACTGCCTTCATGAGCTTCTTTCGGCCTTACGACGTATTCCCCATGTGGAAACATTGCGTATTCATACGCGTATGCCCTGTACCCTTCCCCAGCGGATCACGCCGGAGCTGGTGAGTATGCTCCGTTGCCATGCGCCCCTTTTCATTAATACTCATTTTAATCATCCCTATGAGATTACGGGTGAAAGTGCCTTTGCTTGCGGGCTTCTGGTGGATGCGGGTATTCCCGTGGGATGTCAGTCCGTGCTTCTCAGGGGGGTTAATGACAACAGCCAGATTCTGAAAGATCTTTTTCGTGGTCTTCTTCGTATTCGGGTTAAGCCGTACTATCTTCACCACCCGGATCCTGTGGCGGGTATTTTGCCTTTTCGTATGGATCTTGCGGAGGGCCTTGGGATTTACAGCAAGATCCTTGGTCATATTTCCGGCATGGCCGTACCGCCTTATATGGTGGATCTGCCCGGAGGCGGTGGTAAAACAGCCCTTTCCCGGAACTGTTTTCCGGAAGCGGATGCCAACGGCTGGATACGATTGAAAAATTTTGAAGAAAAACAGTATTTTTATCCGGCACTGGCCCGTCCTCTGGGGCCTGCCATCCTGTCATAG
- the dapF gene encoding diaminopimelate epimerase, translating to MELVLTKMHGLGNDFILVDDRDGRVAGRYPYPDLARKLCDRHFSIGGDGLIVVLPSQSCDMAFAIFNSDGSEAGMCGNGMRCFARFLYEKGLLRQKVITVETLSGPVVCILENDEEDRVMGVRVDMGPPRLLPADIPFVWDGGKEPLEVALKVLDQTFQVTPVSMGNPHAVIFMEDIDPVPLEIWGPAVENHPSFPEKTNVEFVQVLSPESIRVRVWERGAGVTLACGTGACAALVASVLTGRTGKKVEVLLPGGRLLVEWDDRSGHLYKSGPAETIFETSIRI from the coding sequence ATGGAGCTTGTGCTGACCAAAATGCATGGTCTGGGAAATGATTTCATTTTGGTGGATGATCGTGATGGCCGGGTGGCGGGCAGATATCCGTATCCGGATCTGGCCCGAAAGCTCTGTGACCGTCATTTCAGTATCGGCGGAGACGGACTCATCGTGGTACTGCCTTCCCAGAGCTGTGACATGGCCTTTGCCATTTTTAATTCCGATGGTTCTGAAGCGGGAATGTGCGGTAACGGCATGCGTTGTTTCGCCAGGTTTCTGTATGAAAAAGGACTGTTGCGGCAGAAGGTGATTACTGTGGAAACCCTTTCTGGTCCCGTGGTCTGCATCCTGGAAAATGATGAAGAGGACAGGGTTATGGGGGTGCGTGTGGACATGGGGCCTCCCAGATTACTTCCGGCAGACATCCCCTTTGTATGGGATGGGGGCAAAGAGCCCCTTGAGGTAGCCCTTAAGGTTCTGGACCAGACTTTTCAGGTGACACCGGTTTCCATGGGCAACCCCCATGCGGTTATTTTTATGGAAGATATTGATCCGGTACCCCTGGAAATATGGGGGCCGGCCGTGGAAAATCACCCTTCCTTTCCGGAAAAAACCAATGTGGAGTTTGTGCAGGTTCTTTCTCCGGAAAGCATACGGGTTCGTGTCTGGGAAAGGGGGGCCGGTGTTACCCTTGCCTGCGGTACCGGTGCCTGTGCCGCTCTGGTTGCCTCTGTTCTAACGGGCAGAACGGGAAAAAAAGTGGAAGTACTTCTTCCCGGTGGCCGTCTTCTGGTGGAATGGGATGATCGGTCCGGTCATTTGTACAAAAGCGGGCCCGCGGAAACGATTTTTGAAACCAGCATACGAATATGA
- a CDS encoding purine-nucleoside phosphorylase — MDCQQEVDRAVNHIRKQTSSVPEVLVMTGTGLGQSTGSLHVQARIPYGDIPGFPVSTVESHAGELVLGCLGGRQVAVMRGRFHLYEGYSPSAITFPVRVFQAMDVKTMIVTNAAGGVGADFRVGDLMLIEDHINLTGENPLVGPNRDAWGPRFPDMSCVYDRDLGSLAKDTALELGFSLQKGVYLGLKGPSFETPAEIRFFSRMGAHAVGMSTVIEVIAARHAGMRVLGLSTITNINDPDNPDTATIEAIVEEAGKTAERLDRLLTRIVEKM; from the coding sequence ATGGATTGTCAACAGGAAGTGGACAGGGCCGTGAACCATATCCGGAAGCAGACTTCCAGTGTTCCGGAGGTTCTTGTGATGACAGGAACGGGGCTGGGGCAGAGCACGGGAAGCCTTCATGTTCAGGCCCGTATACCCTATGGTGATATTCCCGGTTTCCCTGTCTCCACGGTGGAAAGCCATGCCGGAGAACTGGTGCTGGGCTGCCTTGGTGGCAGGCAGGTGGCGGTCATGCGGGGGCGTTTTCATCTGTATGAAGGGTACAGTCCTTCCGCCATTACCTTTCCTGTCCGGGTATTTCAGGCCATGGATGTGAAGACCATGATCGTTACCAATGCCGCTGGAGGGGTGGGGGCGGATTTTCGGGTGGGTGATCTCATGCTCATCGAAGACCATATCAATCTCACAGGAGAGAATCCTCTGGTGGGACCTAATCGTGATGCCTGGGGGCCGAGATTCCCCGATATGTCCTGTGTGTATGATCGGGACCTGGGAAGCCTTGCAAAGGATACGGCCCTTGAACTGGGATTTTCCCTTCAAAAAGGAGTCTATCTCGGACTGAAAGGTCCCAGCTTTGAAACTCCTGCGGAAATTCGTTTTTTCAGCCGTATGGGTGCCCATGCCGTGGGCATGTCCACGGTAATCGAGGTGATAGCCGCCCGTCATGCCGGCATGCGGGTACTGGGGCTTTCCACCATTACCAACATCAATGATCCGGACAACCCCGATACGGCTACCATCGAAGCCATTGTGGAGGAAGCGGGCAAGACCGCAGAGCGTCTTGACAGGCTCCTCACCCGGATAGTGGAGAAGATGTGA